AAGTAATACCAATTAAAAAAATCTTTGCAACACATCGATAATCTGTAGGGGCGCAAGGCCTTGCGCCCCAAAAGCTTTCAAAATATGTCAAGCACCATGATCGGAAGTGCTATCAAGGGGGGTAAGGCCAGCTTCAAAGGTTGAGATTTCCCTATCTTCAGCAAGTTCAGCACGCACCTCGGCTATAATGTCCTCCAAAGTTTCTCCGAGTTCAGCAAAGGTTCCCTTGCTCTTTTCGTAGGCGACAATTCCGCCTTTGATTAGTGATTTCGCTACGGGTTTACTAATTCCAGCTACCACGGGTAGTATCACAGGTGCTAGTAGTACTGCGCCAATACCAGCGATAATTCCAGGGACGCCGGCGTCTTCAACAAAATCAGTAATTTTAAATGCCATAATTCAATTACCTTTTATACTGGTAAGTTAGCCATAAAGTCTAAGGTATAAGATAGACATGGAGCCTTCATGTGAGCCACTACACTTGATAAATCTTGAGTTTCAGCCTCAGCAGTGATTGTTGTATCTATCGGTTCATCTGCTTGGTGTTCTGTAGTTTTAATGGGATTTATCGGTGGATTCTTCTGCAAAGCCAACTCCAGCAAATTTATCCAATGAGATATGCTAATGTCACTAGGCTGATAGGCGATCGCTATCGATGCTGCATCATCATTCACACGCACGCTTGTTACTTGGGGATCATTTTTGAGTAATGTTTCCAATCGTCGCCCATAACCCCGATCTTCGGCGATTTGCGGTACATGAAACCTAATTCGTCCAGGAATTATATGGACAATACTATAGGCAATTT
The Gloeotrichia echinulata CP02 DNA segment above includes these coding regions:
- a CDS encoding DUF5132 domain-containing protein; its protein translation is MAFKITDFVEDAGVPGIIAGIGAVLLAPVILPVVAGISKPVAKSLIKGGIVAYEKSKGTFAELGETLEDIIAEVRAELAEDREISTFEAGLTPLDSTSDHGA